Proteins encoded in a region of the Octopus sinensis unplaced genomic scaffold, ASM634580v1 Contig16543, whole genome shotgun sequence genome:
- the LOC115230848 gene encoding uncharacterized protein LOC115230848, translated as MATTILGIDMSRAFDTIRRDKLMEILKTILDNDSIRMVRALLIDTELTVKIGPVQSRSFKTSIGTPQGDSISPVLFIVYLEAALRDLRKLVKTTSITEVIYADDVDFLSHDKSTLEELLNIAPHALEKWFLKVNIEKTEYVTINREANRTDEKWRNSKKVGTLLGDSEDIMRRKMLSTVALNKLRTTWLRNREVGTALRAKLYNAFIKPILLYNGGTWGISESESKSLDAFHRRQLRILIGINWPKKIKNSTLYNICNSRPVSVDITEARWRLLGHILRLDQDVYANWAMESYYAKDERSASRGRPRNTLPIVISKELQRVKRQLKNGDDLDTLRSIAYNRTSWKIMTEKIVSYVAHVGT; from the coding sequence ATGGCGACCACAATATTGGGCATTGATATGAGCAGGGCATTTGATACAATCCGCAGAGACAAGCTAATGGAGATCCTCAAAACCATTCTTGACAATGACTCGATCAGAATGGTTCGAGCACTACTTATAGACACCGAGTTAACGGTGAAGATCGGACCCGTACAATCAAGATCTTTCAAAACAAGCATTGGAACGCCCCAAGGTGATTCAATATCACCTGTACTATTCATTGTCTATCTTGAAGCGGCACTAAGAGATCTGAGAAAACTAGTGAAGACTACTTCAATAACTGAAGTGATATATGCCGACGATGTAGACTTTTTGTCTCATGATAAGTCGACACTCGAAGAACTGCTGAACATTGCTCCTCATGCACTGGAAAAATGGTTCTTAAAAGTGAACATAGAAAAAACCGAATATGTAACAATCAACCGGGAGGCAAATAGAACAGACGAAAAATGGCGAAACTCGAAAAAAGTTGGAACTCTTTTAGGAGATAGTGAAGACATTATGAGGAGAAAGATGCTATCGACTGTTGCACTTAACAAACTGCGGACCACTTGGCTACGAAACCGCGAGGTTGGAACGGCCTTACGTGCCAAATTATACAATGCTTTTATTAAACCCATACTTTTGTACAACGGAGGAACATGGGGAATATCTGAGTCTGAATCAAAATCTCTTGATGCATTCCATAGAAGACAGTTAAGAATTCTTATTGGCATCAACTGGCCAAAGAAAATCAAGAACTCCACCCTATACAATATCTGCAACAGCAGACCCGTCAGTGTGGACATTACCGAAGCACGTTGGCGCCTATTGGGCCACATTCTAAGACTCGACCAGGATGTCTATGCTAACTGGGCAATGGAATCATATTACGCAAAGGACGAAAGATCTGCGTCCCGAGGACGCCCACGAAATACATTACCTATTGTAATCTCAAAAGAACTACAACGCGTTAAAAGACAACTGAAAAATGGAGACGACCTAGATACTCTCAGGAGTATAGCATACAACCGCACATCATGGAAAATTATGACCGAAAAGATAGTCTCATATGTGGCACATGTGGgaacttaa